AGTTTTCTGTAATGTGGAACATGAGATTACACCTTGTGCGTCAAGGAAGTTTGAGTTTTAttggattttttttgttgttgcataaaATCTATTTGAAAGTGAATTGACATAAAATATCATCATGGTCAGACTTTTTACACTGTGTGTAGAAGACGCACCATTTGTATGTATCAAGATAACTTTTGACATAGTATCAAGGTGAAATCCATTATTGTCATTATTGATTCTTTCACTTTTGATTTGTTCGTTGATTTCCTACCATCCTTACTCATCCATGTAACTTCCCCTAGATCCTGACTGATAAGAATGTAAATGTTGGTTTCAGATGCATGGAAGAGCCGGTGGCTTGTATCAAAGCACAAGACTGACTATGGAGAGTGGCAACTGACTGCTGGGAAGTTTTATGGCGATGCTGAGGCCGATAAAGGTGAGCTGAATAGGGATATACAGTAGTTTGATCACAAGATGTTTCAATATGGATTTATGCCCAATTCCTTCACTGAGTCTGAGTTTGCATATGCCAAATGGTTGCAAATGGCTCCCTTAGATTGTGGATTGTTGTAAATGCACATGTAAAGCGTATTCTCGCCAACACTAATCAAAGTGTAATCCACATGACATACAGTACTGTAAACTCACTATACATCACTCGCCTCCTATCCCTTATACCTACTGATGTTAATGTATTCTCTTCTTACCTGTTCCACAGGCCTCCAGACCAGCCAGGATGCCCGTTTCTATGCTATGTCCAGCCGGTTTGAACCCTTCAGCAACGAGGGCAAGCCCCTGGTGGTCCAGTTCACTGTCAAACACGAGCAGAAGATCGACTGTGGCGGCGGATATGTCAAAATCTTCCCAGCAGACCTAGACCAGGCAGCTATGCACGGAGACTCGCAGTACTACATCATGTTTGGTGAGTGGGTGCAGAGCACCACTAGTTTTTCTGACTGAGGAATGATTTTTGGTCAGAGATGAATTCCTCTGTGTATATTtgttaattccattcttttagttttagatttgtgtgaattgttagatattacgacactgttggagctaggaacacaagcaagcatttcgcaacacccgcaataacatctgctaaatatgtgtatgcgaccaataaaaatGGCTTTTGTGACCCTTGGTCATTTTCAGAAACGTGTGGATTTTAAGGTAGATTCTGTGTTTTATTGATATAACAATCATTATATTAAATGCTTTCTACCCATCCATCCCACAGGGCCAGACATCTGTGGCTACAGCACCAAGAAGGTTCACGTCATCTTTAACTATAAAGGCAAGAACCACCTCATCAAGAAAGAAATCAAATGCAAGGTAAGACATTTTAAATTCCTCAGCATTGAATTCTGTTACTGCATATTGCCTTTCTTTGCCTCTAACCTGACCCCTGCTGTTCTCCACTTTGTCCCTTCAGGATGACGAGCTGACACACCTGTACACTCTGATCCTGAACCCGGACCAGACATACGAGGTGAAGATCAACAATGAGAAGGTGGAGTCAGGCACTTTGGAGGAGGACTGGGACATTCTGCCCGCAAAGACCATCAAGGACCCTGAGGCCAAGAAGCCAGAGGACTGGGATGACAGGCCCAAGATTGACGATCCTACAGACACCAAGCCAGAGGTGAGCCTCTTTGATTGAAGACATTTGATCAAAAGTAAACCAGCATTGATATAGGGAATATCAGAATCCCGATTGAGAAACGTAATACAAGTTAAAAGAAGTTTATAAGCTGTTACTGGGAATGACAATGTGCTGAAGAGGCTCAGCCCTTTTTTTGCATTGGTGTCTAGTCAGCGCTGTTTCCCTATTCGGCCCAATGCATCTAGTCAGGAAACACCGTTCCATCAATCCACTGTAAAATGGACAGATCCCAAAGTTTCCCCAAGGCTAGTTACTCTTACATAATGGTAAAACCATTTTTAAGAATTTGATGGCTATCACATTTCATTCTACCATATTATGGGCCCATTTGTGCTTAGAAAATGTTGTATGATCTTTCTTCCTAATATTAACAGTAATTTGACTATTAAAGCCAAAGAGCTTGAGCTTTCTGTGGTCCTGGTTTAGTTACACCATTTCAGgagttctctctctttgtccaaaGCACTTTAAGTTCTGTCACTGGCCAACTAATCTTGAACTTTCTCACTAGGGCTGGGAGAAGCCTGAGAACATCCCTGACCCTGATGCTAAGAAGCCTGATGACTGGGATGTGGAAATGGATGGAGAGTGGGAGCCTCCTGTGATCCCCAACCCGGAGTATCAGGTACACACTTAGTTTGAACCAGTGGCTAACAGCACTTAAAT
This is a stretch of genomic DNA from Oncorhynchus nerka isolate Pitt River linkage group LG25, Oner_Uvic_2.0, whole genome shotgun sequence. It encodes these proteins:
- the LOC115109203 gene encoding calreticulin-like, whose product is MRVAVAIFSVFASVAVIIDATVYFKEQFQDGDAWKSRWLVSKHKTDYGEWQLTAGKFYGDAEADKGLQTSQDARFYAMSSRFEPFSNEGKPLVVQFTVKHEQKIDCGGGYVKIFPADLDQAAMHGDSQYYIMFGPDICGYSTKKVHVIFNYKGKNHLIKKEIKCKDDELTHLYTLILNPDQTYEVKINNEKVESGTLEEDWDILPAKTIKDPEAKKPEDWDDRPKIDDPTDTKPEGWEKPENIPDPDAKKPDDWDVEMDGEWEPPVIPNPEYQGEWNPKQIDNPDYKGTWVHPEIDNPDYTADTSIYKFDNIGVLGLDLWQVKSGTIFDNFLIGDDVKEAEEFGNETWGTTKEPEKKMKDSQEEEERKAREDEEKSKKETADDEGDDDDDEEDESKEEDSPTEEGEEETPKKDKDEL